CTATGATCTCTCTGTGGGCCGCCAGCGTTTACCTGTTCCGCAAAGAGCGCTTCTTCTGGATGACCGCGCTTCCTGCAACCTTTATGTCCGCGGTATCCTGCACCTATATCCTGATGGCAAAGGAAGGCTTCCAGCTCTCCACTTCCATCGCTTACCCGGTAGGACTCCTGTTCGCCGCCGCATGTATGGGAATCTTTTTATACTCCTGCTTCGGCAAAAAATCCGCGAATACGGTCCCCATGGTGTTTGAGGATAAATACGAGGCTTAAAAAGCAAACAAAAACTTGTGCCGTAATGCGTATTCTAAAAAGAAGCTGTGCCTGACCGCACAGCTTCTTTGCTTTCATCATCCTGTTATACCAAACCTGCAGCCGCAAGATACACCCCTGCCAAAAATGCCTCCGGCAGAACGATCAGACTGGCTGCCGGACGCTTATATTCGCAGGTATTCATAAGCTCCGCAACCATGGTTCCCGCCAGTTTCGCACGCGCCTGCCTGCTGATGAGGCTTTTAGCATTTTTGGCGCTTTTAGCCCCGTCATGCCGGGGCTCCAGCCGTTCAACCCCTTCCCTGATCTGTTCCTGCCATACTTCAAAGGAGTAGATCCGTTCACAATCCAGTCCAAAGATCTCCCCGGCAAGTTCAGCACACACCAGCGCTGTGCTCCGGTCATCCGATGAGGACATCCCCCTCTCCTCAAAAAGCTTCTCCACTCCCGCCAGAAACAGCTGGTCCAGACCTCCGCCGCCATCTTTTTGCAGCAATCCGCCCAAAGGCAGGCAGTCGGAAAGCAGCGCCATGACCTGTGCGGTAAAACCAGCATGAAACGTAAATGCATTTCCCTCATACGTCCCAAGGGCTTTCAGCGTGTCCAGGTAGCCCAACCGGATATTACGCCGGATCTTATCCCTGTCAAATACCAGAGTAGGGCCAAGAGTCCAGTAACTGCGGATATAGGTCACGTGGCGCGCCAGCTCCAGATTCTCCCGTCTGACCACGCCAAACGCTTCTAAATCCACCGCTATGATGTCCTCCGCCCCCTGCAAAAGCGCCAGCTTTACAGGCAGATTGTCATGATAGGCCCCGTCCACATACCGCACGTTATCTATGGTGTGAGGCTTAAATGCCGGGTAAATGGATGCGCTGGCAATGATATAGTCGATCATTTTCCCTTCCGGTATGTCTCGGATCATCAATTCCCTCGGAACACTGGTGTCCTTCTCAAGAGTCACAAGTCCGTAGCCGATGGAGGAAGCGCGAACCTTCTTCTCATCCAGAAAGGCCTGAAGCGTTTCCTTCAGCGGAGCCGTATCCGTTCCGCCGTTCTTTATAAAGTTGACCACAAAGGTCTGATAGGTCTGAAGCACCTTTTTGGGAAACGGATCGTGATCATCCACCGGCACATCCATAACGTCCTTTGTCTCAATACTTTCCCACAGAGCCGCTGCCATATCGTAATCCCCCTGTGCGATCACAGCTCCGTTGACCGCGCCAATGGAAGTCCCTGTCACAATATCGATCTTCACCCCCAGCTCACGCAGCGCCTTCCATACTCCCAGCTCATACGCTCCGCGTGAACCGCCGCCTCCCAGGACCAGGGCCGTTTTACTCATGCAATTCCTCCTTCAAAATGTAGCTATAATTGGTAACTTTTCGGAACAAACAGCGACATAATTCCCTGCCGCCGCAGTGCGATCCTCCGCGGAGCGGTTTTTTATATCATAGAGAACTTTCCTGTGATATAAAAAAAGTACCGCAACCACGGTACTTTCACAGTGCGGGTAACAGGACTTGAACCTGCACGGTCTCCCACCAGAACCTAAATCTGGCGCGTCTGCCAATTCCGCCATACCCGCATGATGGCAATCTTAGTGTAAAAAAACATTCCCGAAGGAATGTTCACAGGGTGGATAGAGGGATTCGAACCCTCGGCCTCCAGAGCCACAATCTGGCGCGCTAACCAACTGCGCTATACCCACCATATATAAAAAAATATCATATCATCCGATGGATGATATGTAACGAGCCTGAAGGGATTCGAACCCCCGACCCACGGCTTAGAAGGCCGTTGCTCTATCCAACTGAGCTACAGACTCATGCGTTAGAAAGCTGGGCTTTCCAAAAGCGGGTGATGGGAATCGAACCCACGTATCCAGCTTGGAAGGCTGGTGTTCTACCATTGAACTACACCCGCAGATTTTCTAAGAGAGCTTCAGATAGACTGTTGAACCGCTGTGTAAGCTCCCGTCAACCCGTCAATCTAAACTCGGGGTGACAGGATTCGAACCTGCGACCTCCTGGTCCCAAACCAGGCGCTCTAGCCAAGCTGAGCCACACCCCGGATCCTTAAATGCTCTCATTCTTCAACTAATTTCTTAGCTGTTGAACAACGCGAGTATCATTATATAATAGCATCCTATATTTGTCAACCGGTTTTTTTACATTTCTCGGAAATTTTCTAAAAAATATCATTCCCTGTCCAGATAGTATGTCTGGTACCGTGCGGTCCCGTCTTCATCCATCTCCATGACCATGTAGGACGGCTTTCTCCCCTCCTGCCTTGGATAGGACAGGCTGCCCGGATTTAATATGGTCACATCCTTTCCCACTTCCAGAAACGGACGGTGGGTATGACCGTACATGGCGATATCACAGTTACGCTCAATCGCTTCCTGGCGCAGCACCTCAACCCCCAGTGACACATTGTAATAATGTCCATGCGTCAGCAGGATCCTGTGCGGCCCCAGTTCCAGTTCGATCTCCCGCTCCAGCATGGAAAAGAAATCATTGTTGCCCATGACCATCTCCAGCTGGCAGCCATCGCCCACCCAGTCTGCGATCTGATATTCGCTGCCTTCTGCATCTCCCAGATGGATCAGCATATCGATCGGCTCCTGTTCCTTCAGCACCCGGGCCAGGTTGTCATCCTTTCGGTGGGTATCGCTCACAATCAAAATCTTCATCAGGACTCCTCCTCAAGAACCGCTCTCAGCTCCGCTTTCATGGCCTCCAAAGCTTTGCCGCGGTGGCTGACACGGTTTTTTTCATCAATCTCAAGCTCCGCAGAGGTCTTGCCAAATTCCGGTATATAGAGGATCGGGTCATATCCGAAACCACCGCATCCCGCAGGCTCCTCTGCGATCACTCCTTCCATGGCGGCTTCCGTGTGAAGTATCCTGCCGTCCGGCAATACTGCCGCAATATTACAGATAAAACGGGCTGCCCGTTCTTCTCCCACAGCATCCTTCACCCGCTCGATGATATTCCGGTTCTTGATCTCATAGGAGGTATCCTCACCCATATACCGTGCAGAGTAGATCCCCGGCTCTCCTCCGATATAATCCACTACAAGCCCTGAATCATCTGCCAGCACAATATCTCCTGTACAGTCCCATACGGCCCGCGCCTTGATCTCCGCGTTCTCCGCAAAGGTCGTTCCATCCTCCACAATATCCGGATCTGCACCGGCCTCCTTCATGGAGACCACCTCGCAGCCCAGATCTCCCAGGATCAGACGGATCTCCCGCATCTTTCCTGCATTTCCGGTCGCAAAAATAATTCTGTGTTTCATGATCTCTCCCTTATTTCTCAACATTTTTTGTGTACGCTTTCAGGCACAGGTTACAGCTCTGGCCCGTTTCCACCGGCTCCCACTGGATCCCATCCGGGCTGATATACCCCTCGCCGTCGCTTAGATCGATCCTGCACTTCCCATCGCCTGCATCATACTCTATGGCGACCGGATGGACCGCTCCCGGGGTAGTGAGCTTTATCATGACCCCAAACCGTCTCCCCGGCTGCAGGACCAGCGGCCGGTCAAAGGACACCGTATAGTATCCGGCATGGTCCAAATGGCCCGAAGCAACCTTCCTGCGCATCTCAAAGCTGCGATACCCCTCTTTTTCTGGATCTTGGGATACTTCCGGCACCACATACACTTCATAGTCCGTATTCTGTTCTGTGGCATAGAATCCAGCTGCCATAACGTCCTGTTCCGGCTCTCCCGCCGTATAGACATTCACTGCCCAGGCAGTATCGCTGCCATAACCGATCTGCCCGACCCAGCCGCACAGATCACTCTGGTAAATATGATCGTAATTATCCACATCCTCCACAGAGGAATACAGGATATTGGTCTTTCCCAGA
This portion of the Clostridium sp. AN503 genome encodes:
- a CDS encoding patatin-like phospholipase family protein, giving the protein MSKTALVLGGGGSRGAYELGVWKALRELGVKIDIVTGTSIGAVNGAVIAQGDYDMAAALWESIETKDVMDVPVDDHDPFPKKVLQTYQTFVVNFIKNGGTDTAPLKETLQAFLDEKKVRASSIGYGLVTLEKDTSVPRELMIRDIPEGKMIDYIIASASIYPAFKPHTIDNVRYVDGAYHDNLPVKLALLQGAEDIIAVDLEAFGVVRRENLELARHVTYIRSYWTLGPTLVFDRDKIRRNIRLGYLDTLKALGTYEGNAFTFHAGFTAQVMALLSDCLPLGGLLQKDGGGGLDQLFLAGVEKLFEERGMSSSDDRSTALVCAELAGEIFGLDCERIYSFEVWQEQIREGVERLEPRHDGAKSAKNAKSLISRQARAKLAGTMVAELMNTCEYKRPAASLIVLPEAFLAGVYLAAAGLV
- the rdgB gene encoding RdgB/HAM1 family non-canonical purine NTP pyrophosphatase — protein: MKHRIIFATGNAGKMREIRLILGDLGCEVVSMKEAGADPDIVEDGTTFAENAEIKARAVWDCTGDIVLADDSGLVVDYIGGEPGIYSARYMGEDTSYEIKNRNIIERVKDAVGEERAARFICNIAAVLPDGRILHTEAAMEGVIAEEPAGCGGFGYDPILYIPEFGKTSAELEIDEKNRVSHRGKALEAMKAELRAVLEEES
- a CDS encoding metallophosphoesterase, with the protein product MKILIVSDTHRKDDNLARVLKEQEPIDMLIHLGDAEGSEYQIADWVGDGCQLEMVMGNNDFFSMLEREIELELGPHRILLTHGHYYNVSLGVEVLRQEAIERNCDIAMYGHTHRPFLEVGKDVTILNPGSLSYPRQEGRKPSYMVMEMDEDGTARYQTYYLDRE